A single genomic interval of Chitinophaga sp. 180180018-3 harbors:
- a CDS encoding RagB/SusD family nutrient uptake outer membrane protein, whose translation MKKLIYIFLAAGILGTSCRKFLDQVPDDRLTIDETFRTWSTAQRFLDNVYSRIPDEFGQRNPGDNNNRGLWTGGCDEADYVWGFVQSNDVNIGNWDAKSGFVGDYWRNFYKGIRAASVFIENADKITDISPALKDQAKAQARALRAMYYFYLMRIYGPVVLMGEKPVPVDTTLQIPRNSFDECVAYVSDELLKAAEILPVTYSSESLGHITKGIALAFRANALMYAASPLYNGNADMAALVNKDGKHLISQSYDPNKWKTAAAAYKSFIDQFVPGTYNLFRKNGADGNPDPYLSCRDVFLTDWNPEVIMARPDNSLSARQYEMCPYHSGQESRDVRGSGGLGATQNMVDAFFMKNGRSIDDPSSGYVKTGYSDFKAPNDKVSQRIYNQWVNREPRFYVNITYDGSIWLNTRYPGIVTRLYATGNSGKKTGGNDYSPTGYIVRKAMGLDKWDMGGRTLILIRLAEIFLSYAECLNEADPGNADVLKYINLIRERAGIPPYGSGELPAPMGQAAMRDAIRKERRVELAFENNRFFDVRRWKIAEQTENGPMYGLNINADLPDFLKVVPFEVRVFNKRHYFFPLPADDVDNDRQLVQNPGW comes from the coding sequence ATGAAGAAACTGATATATATCTTTCTTGCTGCAGGAATACTGGGCACCTCCTGCCGCAAATTCCTGGATCAGGTACCAGACGACCGGCTGACGATCGATGAAACCTTCCGTACCTGGTCGACCGCACAGCGTTTCCTGGACAATGTGTACAGTCGTATCCCCGATGAATTCGGGCAACGCAACCCCGGCGATAACAATAACCGCGGACTATGGACCGGCGGCTGCGATGAAGCCGACTATGTATGGGGGTTTGTACAGTCGAACGATGTGAACATCGGTAACTGGGATGCCAAGTCCGGCTTTGTGGGCGACTACTGGCGGAATTTCTACAAAGGCATCCGTGCTGCCAGCGTATTCATAGAAAACGCCGACAAGATCACGGATATATCGCCTGCCCTGAAAGATCAGGCAAAAGCCCAGGCCCGCGCCCTCCGTGCTATGTACTACTTCTACCTGATGCGTATATACGGCCCCGTAGTATTGATGGGTGAAAAACCGGTACCGGTAGATACCACCCTGCAGATACCCCGTAATTCGTTTGATGAATGCGTAGCGTATGTGAGCGACGAGCTGCTGAAAGCGGCGGAAATACTGCCTGTTACCTATTCTTCAGAATCACTGGGGCATATTACGAAAGGAATTGCCCTGGCCTTCCGGGCCAATGCGCTGATGTATGCTGCCAGCCCGTTGTATAACGGTAATGCAGATATGGCGGCACTGGTGAATAAAGATGGAAAACATCTGATCAGCCAGTCGTACGATCCTAACAAATGGAAAACAGCCGCTGCTGCGTATAAATCTTTCATCGATCAATTTGTACCCGGTACTTATAATCTCTTCCGGAAAAATGGCGCTGATGGAAATCCGGATCCCTACCTTTCCTGCAGAGACGTTTTCCTGACCGACTGGAATCCTGAAGTAATCATGGCAAGGCCGGATAACTCCCTGAGTGCCCGCCAGTACGAGATGTGCCCTTATCATAGTGGTCAGGAATCCCGCGATGTACGAGGCAGTGGTGGTTTGGGGGCTACCCAGAATATGGTGGACGCATTTTTTATGAAGAATGGAAGAAGCATCGATGACCCTTCGTCTGGTTACGTAAAAACAGGTTATTCCGATTTCAAAGCACCTAACGACAAAGTATCCCAGCGTATCTATAACCAATGGGTAAACCGCGAGCCCCGTTTTTATGTGAACATCACTTACGATGGCAGCATCTGGCTGAACACCCGTTATCCGGGTATCGTCACCCGTTTATACGCCACCGGTAATTCGGGAAAGAAAACCGGCGGGAATGATTATTCCCCTACCGGTTATATTGTACGCAAAGCAATGGGGCTGGATAAATGGGATATGGGAGGCCGTACCCTGATACTCATCCGTCTCGCAGAAATATTCCTCAGCTATGCAGAATGCCTGAATGAAGCCGATCCTGGTAATGCGGATGTATTGAAATACATCAACCTGATCAGGGAACGTGCCGGCATTCCTCCATACGGTTCCGGTGAGCTGCCTGCGCCCATGGGGCAAGCTGCTATGCGCGATGCCATCCGCAAGGAACGCCGCGTTGAACTGGCCTTTGAAAACAACCGCTTCTTCGATGTACGCAGATGGAAGATCGCTGAGCAAACAGAAAATGGTCCTATGTACGGCTTGAACATCAACGCCGATCTGCCGGACTTCCTGAAGGTAGTACCGTTTGAAGTACGTGTGTTCAACAAAAGACATTATTTCTTCCCGCTTCCGGCCGATGATGTGGATAACGACAGACAGCTGGTGCAGAACCCGGGATGGTGA
- a CDS encoding SH3 domain-containing protein: MKTMFYPVLLCLLICFNLNAAAQEQEPAFNTWMIAKDQFRYIFADTAFVRVSPDTKQAPVDTLLLGDEVKITGFTGKNLLLKRMDLPWLKVSYKKDGQDKEGYLWEGLISFTQIRRGDLKFVYAYDRIVDTLIEKQPHEQYVVKLKVVQAGKQLTGTSFKIFATESSSFASGRVMSGLGLSNVQHIVSLEFGGDACGVETNCFYFAMMKDGRLADLPGRMVVGDAGVYYHNESFVFPAEKNGEPDTIIMNLTEGEETEKMDKDGNPVMKETKSSMKYTWDGEKASFRKLSR, translated from the coding sequence ATGAAAACGATGTTTTACCCTGTACTCCTTTGTTTGTTGATTTGTTTTAACCTGAATGCAGCAGCCCAGGAACAGGAACCCGCCTTTAATACCTGGATGATTGCTAAAGACCAGTTCCGTTACATCTTTGCCGATACCGCATTTGTACGGGTTAGTCCTGATACAAAACAGGCGCCCGTAGATACCCTGCTGCTGGGCGACGAGGTGAAAATAACCGGGTTTACCGGAAAAAATCTCCTGCTGAAAAGAATGGACCTGCCCTGGCTGAAAGTTTCCTATAAGAAAGACGGGCAGGACAAAGAAGGCTACCTCTGGGAAGGGCTTATCTCTTTCACACAGATACGCCGTGGTGATCTGAAGTTTGTATATGCTTACGACCGGATTGTGGATACACTTATCGAAAAACAACCGCATGAGCAATATGTTGTAAAGCTGAAAGTAGTGCAGGCTGGTAAACAGCTCACCGGTACATCGTTTAAGATATTTGCAACGGAAAGCTCCAGCTTTGCTTCCGGCAGGGTCATGAGCGGGCTCGGATTATCCAATGTGCAGCATATTGTCAGCCTCGAGTTTGGCGGAGATGCCTGTGGTGTTGAAACCAACTGCTTCTACTTTGCCATGATGAAAGACGGCCGGCTGGCGGATTTGCCGGGCAGGATGGTAGTGGGAGATGCCGGTGTGTATTATCACAATGAGTCTTTTGTATTCCCGGCGGAGAAAAATGGAGAACCAGATACCATCATCATGAACCTGACAGAAGGAGAAGAAACGGAGAAGATGGATAAGGATGGAAACCCTGTTATGAAAGAAACAAAAAGCAGTATGAAATATACCTGGGACGGAGAGAAAGCAAGCTTCCGAAAACTCAGCAGGTAA
- a CDS encoding glycoside hydrolase family 76 protein produces the protein MKTASFLLSLLLLTTNCSKGDGKPPTTIVPPPVAVGFTDKDATTAYNSFNGYFYSTADKLYYVNTEKKDIGAIWTQAIYWDMAMNVYKRTKDAADLQRVRDIFEGGYNRYDKYNWNNTKEWFIYDDMMWWVISLARGYQLTGTKEYLDLSVSGFKRVWDGSFDPDGGGMFWDFNHSGKNACINFPTVIAAMTLYKITGDGTYLQNAKDIFAWGADNLYDKTTGRVADNNVRGNKGWSDYTYNQGTFIGAAVALYKATGTAAYLDMANQAAVYTQKSMSDANGILPAEGDWNEQGVLKAIFGQYIMQLISEGNQTQFLPWIQKNINAAWGNRDVTRGLTYRNYKIPCATGTLQSYEASSAVYMMQICPPAK, from the coding sequence ATGAAAACAGCTTCTTTTTTACTTAGCCTTTTACTGCTGACTACCAATTGCTCCAAAGGTGATGGTAAGCCGCCAACAACGATCGTTCCCCCGCCCGTGGCCGTTGGTTTTACAGATAAGGATGCCACCACAGCGTATAATAGCTTCAATGGGTATTTCTACAGTACAGCTGATAAGCTCTATTACGTCAACACAGAGAAAAAAGATATAGGCGCCATCTGGACACAGGCTATTTACTGGGATATGGCAATGAACGTATATAAACGTACAAAGGATGCAGCTGATCTGCAGCGGGTGCGCGATATCTTTGAGGGCGGTTATAACCGGTACGATAAGTATAACTGGAATAATACGAAGGAGTGGTTTATATACGACGATATGATGTGGTGGGTCATTTCCCTTGCACGCGGTTACCAGCTTACGGGCACAAAGGAATACCTCGATCTTTCCGTATCTGGCTTCAAACGGGTATGGGATGGGTCTTTTGATCCTGACGGAGGCGGTATGTTCTGGGATTTTAATCACAGTGGTAAAAATGCATGCATCAATTTCCCGACAGTAATTGCGGCGATGACTTTATATAAGATTACCGGCGACGGTACCTATCTCCAGAACGCAAAAGACATATTTGCATGGGGGGCAGATAACCTGTACGACAAAACTACCGGCAGGGTAGCCGACAATAATGTAAGAGGAAACAAAGGATGGTCTGACTACACCTATAACCAGGGGACCTTCATCGGCGCCGCAGTAGCGTTGTACAAAGCTACCGGCACCGCGGCATATCTCGATATGGCTAATCAGGCCGCTGTTTATACCCAAAAGAGTATGAGTGATGCCAATGGTATACTGCCTGCAGAAGGCGACTGGAACGAACAGGGCGTACTGAAAGCGATCTTTGGACAGTATATCATGCAACTGATCAGCGAAGGAAATCAAACCCAGTTCCTGCCGTGGATACAAAAGAATATCAATGCAGCCTGGGGGAACCGGGATGTTACCCGTGGACTCACTTACCGCAATTATAAGATCCCGTGTGCGACAGGAACGCTACAGTCGTACGAGGCCAGCAGCGCAGTATACATGATGCAGATATGCCCTCCGGCAAAATAA